A window from Citrus sinensis cultivar Valencia sweet orange chromosome 5, DVS_A1.0, whole genome shotgun sequence encodes these proteins:
- the LOC102622943 gene encoding disease resistance protein RGA2-like — protein sequence MAEIVLCPLLQVIFDKVASGLLKSIALKFGYEEEIDKLRHTINLIRAVVEDAEERQVREKALKIWLEDLKEVAYDVDNLLDEFCLDAITARTQGFYYQKVLRDLLPSFKPVAVYLELFPKLREIRKRLDVLAAERSLKEGVVKIGSDFESRRQTGSFVIESEVVGREEDKEAMIDLLASNGASGFSRKISVIPIVGLGGVGKTTLAQLAYNDERVTKSFELKIWVCVNEDFNVRKIMKLIIESVTLNKCDFLGMDVLQSQLRRLLRGRRYLLVLDDVWNEDHEEWDKLRVSLSDGAEGSRVIVTTRSAKVATIVGTIPPYYLKGLSHDDCWTLFKQRAFAPGEEYLNFLPVGKEIVKKCGGIPLAAKALGSLMRFKREEGDWLYVQESDLWNACEEGLIRSKDERKALEDIANDYFNDLTWMSFFQDVNKDSDGNVLDCKMHDLIHDLAQSVVGGEFVVLEHGHIPRHLAQTRHSSVVCDSDLQTIPESLYEAKKLRTLNLLFSKGDLGEAPPKLFSSFRYLRTLNLSGSGIKKLHSSISCLISLRYLNMSNTLIERLPESICDLVYLQVLNLSDCHDLIELPKRLASIFQLRHLMIYGCCRLSQFPDHIGRLIQLQTLPVFIVGTEISQGLKQLHSLPLAGELNIRKLENVKSGSDAAFASLRRKPKLHSLGLSWRNNHDALMKETDDRNRQAEEVLDSLQPHQNLKRLSVEGYSGDRFPTWIGFPGLPNLTNIVLINCKRCENLPALGQLPFLRVIYMHGMHSVKSIDSGFYGRGSGRPFQSLQELSLIDFPSLEFWWSMNTKEEFPSLVKLFINKCERLKNMPWFPSLQHLEFRNCNEMIMKSATNFSTLLTLLIDGFTGQLVIFERLLENNPCLTSLTISSCPNLRSISSKLGCLVALKSLTIRWCQELIALPQEIQNLSLLESLEISECHSLTVLPEGIEGLTSLRSLSIENCENLAYIPRGLGHLIALEHLTIMYCPSLAFLPENFRNLTMLKSLCILSCPELASLPDELQHVTTLQSLEIHSCPAFKDLPEWIGNLSSLTSLTISDCHTIISLPANLQHLTTLQHLSIRECPRLESRCKKYVGEDWLKVAHIPHTYIGSQLNPDKTNASSSLC from the exons ATGGCAGAGATTGTTTTGTGCCCACTACTGCAAGTGATTTTTGACAAAGTAGCTTCTGGGCTTCTGAAAAGTATTGCACTTAAATTTGGCTACGAGGAGGAGATCGACAAACTTCGGCACACGATAAACCTCATTCGGGCAGTTGTTGAAGATGCAGAAGAGCGACAAGTAAGGGAGAAAGCCTTGAAAATTTGGTTGGAAGACCTTAAAGAGGTCGCTTATGATGTGGACAATTTACTTGATGAGTTCTGCTTGGATGCCATAACAGCTAGAACACAAGGATTTTACTATCAAAAGGTACTTAGGGACCTCCTTCCTTCTTTCAAACCAGTTGCAGTTTATCTTGAATTGTTTCCAAAACTAAGGGAAATTAGAAAACGATTAGATGTTTTGGCTGCTGAAAGGAGCTTGAAGGAGGGGGTTGTTAAAATAGGGTCTGATTTTGAAAGTAGGAGACAAACTGGGTCTTTTGTAATTGAATCTGAAGTTGTTGGAAGAGAGGAAGATAAGGAAGCCATGATAGATCTTTTAGCATCAAATGGGGCAAGTGGGTTCAGTAGAAAGATATCGGTTATTCCCATTGTCGGTTTAGGTGGCGTTGGTAAGACTACCCTTGCTCAACTTGCTTATAATGATGAAAGGGTGACAAAGAGTTTTGAATTGAAGATATGGGTTTGTGTTAATGAAGACTTCAATGTGAGGAAGATCATGAAATTGATTATAGAATCTGTGACACTTAATAAGTGTGATTTCTTAGGCATGGATGTTCTTCAGTCTCAGCTTCGACGCTTATTGCGTGGGAGAAGATACTTGCTTGTCTTGGATGATGTCTGGAACGAAGACCATGAGGAATGGGATAAATTAAGGGTTTCTTTAAGTGATGGAGCTGAAGGAAGCCGGGTCATAGTCACTACTCGCAGTGCGAAGGTTGCTACGATAGTGGGGACAATTCCTCCTTATTATTTGAAGGGTTTATCTCACGATGATTGCTGGACATTGTTCAAGCAAAGAGCTTTTGCTCCTGGGGaggaatatttaaattttctgcCTGTTGGAAAAGAAATTGTGAAGAAGTGTGGAGGCATACCGTTAGCAGCAAAAGCATTGGGAAGTCTCATGCGCTTCAAGAGAGAGGAAGGTGATTGGTTATATGTTCAGGAGAGTGATCTTTGGAATGCATGTGAAG AAGGATTAATACGGTCAAAGGATGAAAGAAAAGCACTTGAGGATATAGCCAATGACTACTTCAATGACTTGACGTGGATGTCCTTTTTCCAAGATGTGAATAAAGATAGTGATGGTAATGTGTTAGATTGCAAGATGCATGATCTTATTCATGATCTTGCACAATCTGTTGTTGGAGGTGAATTTGTTGTACTGGAACATGGCCATATACCGAGACATCTAGCTCAAACTCGTCACTCATCTGTGGTGTGTGATTCTGATTTGCAGACTATTCCAGAATCCTTGTATGAAGCAAAGAAGTTACGAACCCTTAATCTGCTGTTTTCTAAAGGTGACCTAGGAGAGGCCCCTCCCAAATTGTTTTCAAGTTTCAGATATTTGCGTACCTTAAATTTGAGTGGCAGTGGCATTAAAAAGCTCCACAGCTCAATATCCTGCTTGATATCTTTGAGGTATCTCAACATGTCAAACACCCTCATTGAGAGATTACCCGAAAGTATTTGTGACCTTGTTTATCTGCAGGTGTTGAACCTCTCAGACTGCCATGATCTAATTGAACTACCTAAGAGATTAGCATCCATATTCCAACTAAGGCATTTGATGATATATGGTTGTTGTAGACTGTCTCAGTTTCCAGATCATATTGGAAGATTAATTCAGCTGCAAACATTGCCAGTATTCATTGTAGGCACTGAAATCTCCCAAGGGCTCAAGCAACTGCACTCACTGCCGCTGGCAGGTGAGCTAAACATtagaaaattggaaaatgtAAAATCGGGAAGTGATGCAGCATTTGCAAGCCTGAGAAGAAAGCCAAAGCTTCATTCACTAGGCCTATCATGGAGAAATAATCATGATGCTTTGATGAAGGAAACTGATGACAGAAATAGACAGGCAGAAGAAGTGCTCGATAGCCTACAACCTCACCAAAATCTGAAAAGATTGTCTGTTGAAGGGTACTCAGGTGACCGTTTTCCCACATGGATTGGCTTTCCTGGACTCCCAAATCTAACTAATATAGTGTTGATTAACTGCAAAAGATGTGAGAATCTCCCTGCATTGGGCCAACTTCCTTTCTTGAGGGTCATTTACATGCACGGAATGCATTCAGTAAAGAGTATTGATAGTGGGTTCTACGGTAGAGGCTCGGGAAGACCATTTCAGTCATTGCAAGAGCTATCCTTGATAGACTTCCCCAGTTTGGAATTCTGGTGGAGCATGAACACAAAAGAAGAATTTCCTTCCCTAGTCAAGTTGTTCATCAACAAGTGTGAAAGATTGAAAAACATGCCATGGTTTCCATCTCTTCAGCATCTGGAGTTCCGAAACTGCAATGAAATGATAATGAAATCAGCTACAAACTTTTCCACACTCTTAACCCTTCTAATTGATGGCTTCACAGGACAATTGGTTATTTTTGAGAGATTGCTTGAAAATAATCCTTGTCTCACATCTCTGACAATTAGCTCATGTCCCAACCTTCGCTCGATATCCTCGAAGTTAGGATGCCTGGTTGCTCTTAAATCATTAACAATTCGCTGGTGCCAGGAACTCATCGCTTTGCcccaagaaattcaaaatctcTCCTTGTTGGAATCTTTGGAGATCAGTGAGTGCCACAGCCTTACAGTCTTGCCAGAAGGTATTGAAGGTTTGACTTCACTTCGATCACTGTCTATTGAGAACTGTGAGAACTTAGCATACATTCCGAGAGGGCTGGGACATCTCATAGCTCTGGAGCATTTAACAATAATGTATTGCCCAAGCCTGGCCTTTCTTCCTGAAAACTTCAGAAACCTCACCATGCTAAAGAGTTTGTGTATTTTGAGCTGTCCAGAGCTGGCATCTCTGCCGGATGAGCTACAACATGTCACAACACTGCAAAGCTTGGAAATCCATAGCTGTCCCGCTTTCAAAGACTTGCCTGAATGGATTGGGAACCTTTCTTCTCTTACATCTTTAACCATATCCGACTGTCATACCATCATTTCACTGCCAGCAAACCTGCAACATCTCACAACTCTCCAGCATCTGTCTATCAGGGAATGTCCAAGGCTTGAAAGTCGCTGCAAGAAATATGTTGGTGAGGATTGGCTGAAAGTAGCTCACATTCCACATACTTACATTGGATCACAACTGAACCCAGACAAGACTAATGCAAGCAGCTCATTATGTTGA
- the LOC102623234 gene encoding ubiquitin-fold modifier-conjugating enzyme 1, with product MEGWDPNTKSTLTQIPLLSTKAGPRDGAAWTQRLKEEYKALIAYTQMNKSNDNDWFRISAANPEGTRWTGKCWYVHNLLKYEFDLQFDIPVTYPATAPELELPQLDGKTQKMYRGGKICLTVHFKPLWAKNCPRFGIAHALCLGLAPWLAAEIPILVDSGMIKHRDDVSGSSES from the exons ATGGAGGGATGGGACCCGAACACGAAATCGACGCTGACCCAGATCCCGCTTTTGTCAACGAAAGCCGGTCCCAGAGACGGTGCGGCGTGGACGCAGCGGCTTAAAGAGGAGTACAAGGCTTTGATCGCCTATACACAGATGAATAAGTCCAACGACAACGATTGGTTCCGCATCTCAGCGGCCAATCCGGAGGGGACACGTTGGACGGGCAAGTGCTGGTACGTTCACAACCTCTTAAAGTACGAATTCGATCTCCAGTTTGATATTCCGGTTACGTACCCCGCCACGGCCCCCGAGCTTGAGCTCCCCCAACTCGATGGCAAGACCCAGAAG ATGTACAGAGGAGGGAAGATTTGCTTGACCGTACATTTCAAGCCACTTTGGGCTAAAAACTG TCCTAGGTTTGGTATAGCACATGCACTTTGTCTTGGTCTTGCTCCATGGCTTGCAGCAGAGATTCCCATTCTTGTTGATTCCGGAATGATTAAGCACAGAGATGATGTGAGCGGATCTAGTGAGTCTTAG